Part of the Sphingobium sp. TKS genome is shown below.
CGATGATCCGGGTGTCGAATCCGGGGAGCACCGGGGCGGTGTCCAGATCGCCCGCCTTTTCGCGCGACATGGCCATAGCGGCGGCGTTTGTCCGATCAGCTCATCCGGTAAGGATACGTCGGCTGTCCTTCAGAATTACGCAGTGGAGCAGAAAGCCGATGTGCTCGTGATCGGTGGCTATGGGCGTTCGCGCGCACTCGAGTTCGTGCTTGGCGGCGTGACGCGGGAACTGATCGATCATCAGCGCCTGCCGATCGTTTTCGTACACTGACTGGCGAACCCGTCTAACGGTTGAACGGAGGAGATCATGAAAGCTCTCGTTTATCATGGCCCCGGCGAGAAGAGTCTCGAGGATCGCCCGAGGCCGGCCTTGCAGGCACCCGGCGATGCGATCGTGCGGATCACGAAGACCACCATTTGCGGCACCGACCTGCACATCCTGAAGGGGGATGTGCCGACGTGCGAGCCGGGCAGGATCCTCGGACATGAGGGTGTCGGGATCGTGGAGGAGGTCGGAACCGCGGTTGGAGCCTTCAAGCCCGGAGATCATGTCCTGATCTCCTGCATCACCTCTTGTGCCCGGTGTGAATATTGCCGGCGCGGCATGTATTCGCATTGCGTCGAGGGCGGCTGGATATTGGGCAACAGGATCGATGGCACGCAAGCCGAATTCGTGCGCATCCCCCATGCCGACAACAGCCTTCACGCGATCCCGCCGGGGGCCGATGAGGATGCCCTCGTCATGCTGAGCGACATTCTTCCGACGGGCTATGAGTGCGGCGTCCTGAACGGGAAGGTTGCACCGGGCAGCAGCGTCGCGATCGTCGGCGCTGGACCGATCGGCCTGGCGACCCTGCTGACTGCGCAATTTTATGCACCGGCCCGGATCATCATGATCGATCTCGACGACAATCGCCTCGCCGTCGCGCGCAAGTTCGGCGCGACGGACACGTTCAACAGCGGACGTGATCCGGTCGTGAGCCTGGTTCGAGAGCTCACCGACGGCAAGGGGGTCGATACGGCTATCGAAGCAGTCGGGATCCCTGCGACATTCGCGTTATGCGAAGAACTGGTCGCGCCCGGCGGGGTAATTGCCAATGTCGGTGTCCACGGCGCCAAGGTCGACCTCCATCTGGAGGAACTCTGGTCGCGCAACATCACCATCACCACCCGGCTCGTCGACACCGTCAGCACGCCGATGCTCCTGAAGACGGTCGAGGCCAAGCGCCTGCGGCCCGAACAGCTCGTCACCCATCGTTTCGCGTTGTCGGACATGTTGGAGGCGTATGAGACGTTCGCGCGCGCAGCCGATACTCATGCCTTGAAGGTGGTGATCGACACGTGATCGGGGTTTCCAGCGATATTCCGGGCGATGCGCAGCAATTCCATCCGAATATAGGGAGTTCCGAACCGGCGGAACCATCGTTCGCGCGCGCGCGCCGGCTGCGCCTTCACACGCATCATGAGCTGGTCGCGATCATGCGGACCGACAGCCCGGTGTGCCATGCCGAGGGCCTTGCCGCGCACACCCAGGTCTATATCCGCAACGGCAGCCAGCCGATCGCGGCC
Proteins encoded:
- a CDS encoding zinc-dependent alcohol dehydrogenase family protein, with the protein product MKALVYHGPGEKSLEDRPRPALQAPGDAIVRITKTTICGTDLHILKGDVPTCEPGRILGHEGVGIVEEVGTAVGAFKPGDHVLISCITSCARCEYCRRGMYSHCVEGGWILGNRIDGTQAEFVRIPHADNSLHAIPPGADEDALVMLSDILPTGYECGVLNGKVAPGSSVAIVGAGPIGLATLLTAQFYAPARIIMIDLDDNRLAVARKFGATDTFNSGRDPVVSLVRELTDGKGVDTAIEAVGIPATFALCEELVAPGGVIANVGVHGAKVDLHLEELWSRNITITTRLVDTVSTPMLLKTVEAKRLRPEQLVTHRFALSDMLEAYETFARAADTHALKVVIDT